The Saxibacter everestensis genome has a window encoding:
- a CDS encoding tape measure protein: MASPIGAAYVEVKPSFRGTQSAVRREFGKLNPLAAQAGSQSGQQFSTQFQARTSRVGQRLSSALKIGVVAAGTAIAAAGMVGLKTAAQMETAQIAFTTMLGSAEKAQAFLAKLADFAAKTPFDLPGLQKSAQSLISIGIDADRVIPIMTTLGNVTSGMGTGAEGVQRATVAIQQMNAAGRITAEDLNQLRDAGIPVFDLLTAATGRSTEEIAKMAQTGKLGRTELTQLMSALESGKGLERFDGMMEKQSASLAGLWSTLKDAFSVGLAKAIQPVIPMLKTGLQGAISGINTVLPALVAGFKGIVEAGVAFTQWAAANQGLLTGLGTVIAGLAAGIVAYTIATRVASAVTITWNAIQTLAKFATAGWAVQQRLLNVAMRANPIGLIVTALTLLVTGVVLAYNKVSWFRDGLNVVWAGIKIAVGAVVGWFQTYVAPTLAAVWTGISTAAMWLWQNVFTPVFAGIAAVVSLWWNYYVKPIFNAVMFVVRNILAPVFTWLWNSIIKPVFGFIGLLIRTWWAGAKIVFGWVAGFIRTVLAPVFNFLWTVVKIAFQAIRAIIQIWWNVAVKPILNGAVWFFKNVLGPVFTWLWRNIVTPVFNGIKAIISGVWNNGIKPIFNAVKAGIKTVADAFNVAKDAIGRAWDGIKEKAKKPIKFVLETIIQKGIIDNFNKIAEKFKVDPISFKAWPVKGFDVGGWTGPGSRLKPAGVVHADEFVVNKKSRRRIESQIPGLLDHMNRTGSVPGYAKGGKVGTLMDAADWWIGKGARASEHPRFGSVGRHSKNSLHYSGNAVDLNAGPGGQNSTEMRFFDKWMGAFKKAFPGIRVIWRAAGHFNHAHIDTSNGADIGNVAGGGGGGGGGFNLLDTLLKPFTGLKKKLSEVGSSPFAQVAKSAAKQIIGMPIDWIKKNNPVADVGEKIKDVAGRVSNAAAQGKGRAWALAKGVNWDDLNYIVSRESGWNPRAKNPRSSAAGLPQFIAANQKHYGVYPIRSKGVWAQLDAMKRYVNDRFDGFANARRYWERHNHYASGGRVAPVKYDQGGFLPPGLTTVLNATGRPEPVFTAKQFQSFGSDVRMPETLVVQDVNGQLIGTMKVVAKGEAKSVVAGAAFDAERGH, from the coding sequence GTTCAGCACCCAGTTCCAGGCGCGCACGTCCCGTGTCGGGCAGCGACTGTCATCGGCGTTGAAGATCGGTGTCGTCGCTGCCGGTACCGCTATCGCGGCGGCGGGCATGGTGGGCCTGAAAACGGCGGCGCAGATGGAAACCGCCCAGATCGCGTTCACTACCATGCTCGGCAGCGCGGAGAAGGCGCAGGCGTTCCTCGCGAAGCTCGCCGATTTCGCTGCGAAAACACCGTTCGATTTGCCCGGGCTGCAGAAGTCGGCGCAGTCGCTGATTTCAATCGGGATCGACGCTGACCGGGTCATTCCGATCATGACCACCCTGGGCAATGTGACCTCCGGCATGGGAACCGGGGCGGAGGGTGTGCAGCGGGCGACGGTCGCCATCCAGCAGATGAACGCTGCGGGGAGGATCACCGCTGAGGACCTAAACCAGCTGAGGGACGCCGGGATTCCGGTGTTCGACCTGCTGACCGCTGCGACGGGTCGGAGCACCGAAGAGATCGCCAAGATGGCGCAGACCGGGAAGCTCGGTCGCACCGAACTCACCCAGCTCATGTCCGCTCTCGAGTCCGGTAAGGGTCTCGAAAGATTTGACGGGATGATGGAGAAGCAGTCCGCTTCCCTCGCCGGACTGTGGTCCACCCTGAAAGACGCGTTCTCGGTCGGCCTGGCGAAAGCCATCCAGCCGGTCATCCCGATGCTCAAGACCGGGTTGCAGGGCGCAATCAGCGGCATCAACACGGTGCTGCCTGCCCTAGTGGCGGGGTTCAAGGGCATCGTTGAGGCCGGGGTGGCGTTCACGCAGTGGGCTGCCGCGAACCAAGGCCTACTCACCGGGCTCGGCACTGTGATCGCGGGTCTCGCCGCGGGGATCGTCGCGTACACGATCGCCACACGTGTCGCCAGTGCTGTCACGATCACTTGGAACGCGATCCAGACTCTCGCGAAGTTCGCGACCGCCGGCTGGGCCGTGCAGCAGCGCTTGCTAAACGTGGCGATGCGAGCCAACCCGATCGGTCTCATCGTCACCGCCCTCACCCTGCTGGTGACTGGTGTCGTCCTCGCCTACAACAAAGTGTCGTGGTTCCGCGACGGACTGAACGTGGTCTGGGCTGGGATTAAGATCGCCGTGGGCGCCGTCGTCGGATGGTTCCAGACGTACGTCGCCCCGACTCTCGCCGCCGTGTGGACGGGTATCTCCACCGCCGCGATGTGGCTGTGGCAAAACGTCTTCACCCCAGTGTTCGCTGGTATCGCTGCGGTCGTTTCACTCTGGTGGAACTACTACGTGAAGCCGATATTCAACGCGGTCATGTTCGTGGTCCGGAACATTCTGGCACCCGTGTTCACGTGGCTGTGGAACTCGATCATCAAACCGGTGTTCGGGTTTATCGGGCTGTTGATTCGCACGTGGTGGGCTGGCGCGAAAATCGTGTTCGGCTGGGTTGCCGGGTTTATCCGGACGGTCCTCGCGCCGGTTTTCAACTTCCTGTGGACTGTCGTGAAAATCGCGTTCCAAGCGATCCGCGCCATCATTCAAATCTGGTGGAACGTTGCCGTGAAACCGATCCTGAACGGTGCGGTGTGGTTCTTCAAGAACGTCCTCGGCCCGGTGTTCACCTGGCTGTGGCGCAACATCGTCACGCCCGTATTCAACGGCATCAAGGCCATTATCTCAGGCGTGTGGAACAACGGGATTAAGCCGATCTTCAACGCGGTCAAGGCTGGTATCAAAACGGTCGCGGACGCATTCAACGTCGCGAAGGACGCGATCGGGCGGGCTTGGGACGGGATCAAAGAGAAGGCTAAGAAGCCGATCAAGTTCGTATTGGAAACGATCATCCAAAAAGGGATCATCGACAACTTCAACAAGATCGCCGAGAAGTTCAAGGTTGACCCGATCTCGTTTAAGGCGTGGCCGGTTAAGGGTTTCGACGTGGGCGGCTGGACGGGTCCCGGCTCCCGGTTGAAGCCTGCCGGTGTGGTCCACGCCGACGAGTTCGTCGTGAACAAGAAGTCGCGCCGCCGGATCGAATCCCAGATACCGGGCCTGCTCGACCACATGAACCGCACCGGCAGTGTGCCGGGCTACGCGAAGGGCGGGAAGGTCGGCACCCTGATGGATGCCGCCGACTGGTGGATCGGTAAAGGCGCTCGTGCTTCGGAGCATCCGAGGTTCGGCAGCGTCGGTCGGCACTCGAAGAATTCGCTGCACTACTCGGGTAATGCGGTGGACCTAAATGCTGGCCCGGGTGGGCAGAATTCCACGGAGATGCGGTTTTTCGACAAGTGGATGGGCGCATTCAAGAAAGCGTTTCCCGGTATTCGTGTCATTTGGCGTGCTGCAGGCCACTTCAATCACGCCCACATCGACACGTCGAACGGCGCCGATATCGGCAATGTCGCGGGCGGCGGCGGTGGCGGTGGTGGCGGGTTCAACCTGCTGGACACGTTGCTGAAACCGTTTACTGGGCTTAAGAAGAAGCTCAGTGAGGTCGGTTCGTCGCCTTTCGCGCAGGTCGCTAAGAGCGCGGCGAAACAGATCATCGGTATGCCTATTGACTGGATTAAGAAGAACAATCCGGTCGCTGATGTGGGCGAGAAGATCAAGGACGTTGCTGGCCGGGTTTCGAATGCCGCGGCTCAGGGTAAGGGCCGCGCGTGGGCGCTCGCGAAGGGCGTCAACTGGGACGACTTGAATTATATCGTTTCCAGGGAGTCAGGCTGGAATCCGCGGGCGAAGAATCCGCGGTCGTCGGCTGCCGGTTTGCCGCAGTTTATTGCCGCGAATCAGAAGCATTACGGCGTGTATCCGATCCGGTCGAAGGGTGTGTGGGCGCAGCTCGACGCGATGAAGCGGTATGTGAATGACCGGTTCGACGGGTTCGCTAATGCCCGCCGGTATTGGGAGCGTCACAACCATTACGCGTCTGGTGGTCGTGTGGCCCCGGTGAAGTACGACCAGGGCGGTTTCCTGCCGCCGGGGTTGACGACGGTGCTGAACGCGACGGGTCGGCCGGAGCCGGTGTTCACGGCGAAGCAGTTCCAGTCGTTTGGGTCGGATGTGCGGATGCCGGAAACCCTCGTGGTGCAGGACGTGAACGGGCAGCTGATCGGAACCATGAAGGTCGTCGCGAAGGGTGAGGCGAAGTCTGTGGTTGCTGGTGCGGCGTTTGACGCGGAGAGGGGGCACTAG